The genomic DNA catacaatgtacatatatgtttATAGACGCAGTTCCTAAGTAGCACAttgatttttattacatatttcttCACGGTTTTGACTTTGCTTATCATAGTATACAACTGGCTGATTTTACATGAGTTGCTTGGATTAGTTTTTCATCCCAGAATACATCGGAATCGGATATATtagaaatttcaatttaaatctaTTTTACCTGAATCTACATATTATACATTTGaatgaataataataacataaattagtacaagtttaaatgatgtttttagAAGTGTTTATCGATTAGCGTTAAATATTCTAGTCTCCAAAACACTGGCATGGACTCACCTAATGTTCGACATTATTGGCAACAtagaacaaaaatcaaaaaataaaagatgtacaaaatatgaaatattaatttcGTATTTACAAAACTTCTGAAACAGTTTGTTGTTAATTGGAAATTAGTTCAAAGTTATTATCAAAATGGACTTAACATACTACAATTAGCTCTACAACTAAACTTGTTAAATATTATAGGAGACAAGACGAAAAACAGAAGAGGGTATTTGACAATTGCCGAAGGGGATTCAAATAGTATTTCAAacgtttttagaaaaaatcctGTTTGTACGTTTAGTTTTAGATCTTTAAATTTGAACCTGCAAAtaatatccttttttttcttattaagactaaaaaaaaactgtatgttTTACCCGGGGGTAAAAtgtgttctttcatttgaaatataaccTCCAAATTCTAAAATGTCGGAAAATTTTCTTATGTATGCTGTATTAACATTTCCTAATTAGCTTTTCACCTGACATGacaacatattaaacaaaatctGTATTTTCCAGTAATATATTAATAACATTACATAACTACTTATTCTGTTTACATGCAAGATAGTGCCCCTAGATAAGGTAGATCTGTGTCCCCTTCGGGAACAATCGAGATTATCCAACACTTTTGATTGAGATTGCATTGTTTAATCTGTAGTTTTTGTCGTCTTTCGTTTTTGACGTTCAATAGCTTCtcgtttatgttttatgttaagtaatttgttatattttatcacTTTACCCATTGAACAAGATGTTGACCTTTTTTATTCACACATTCttttttcattatcaatttGTAACTTAGTTCTTTTTAACATCTAGCGACGACAATTAGTGTGATATGCATGGTATTTTTACATGGTTTTGTCTTGTATGCTTCAACCCACATTGCTGTCTGATTAAGGAAGAGGTGAAAGGACCGATTAACAAAATAACGTTTATTCTCGGTCTGAAGTTTTAGCTTTGACTGCTATGCAAGGCCAACAAACGTAGTATGGGTCGTAAACTCGTCATTAAATGATTTGCGGATTCAGAAGGAATGCATTTAccattgacagtttaattattttacatttttaaatccGTTTTTTCAAGGTCTAATAACgtctatacatatatataatgaaaatgttaatactTTCGCCCATGTCGAAGTTTTAAAGTGTGACTGCATTAACGACAGTGTTGTCATCAACAAAAAGTATTCATTCATctgtaaaaatacaaaatatcagttaaattcatataaaacgaGTTTCTTgtaattataatgttataaacaTTATTGAACCAATATACTACACTGAGTCAAGTATATACAcgtttctttttaacattttctccGCATCATTAACGCATATCGGtaaatgatattcatttaaTTATTGAAGCAAATCAATAATCGAGATTTTTGCCGAATTTTAGTGGATTATGACATTGATACACAATCAGCACAGAGCAAATAGACCACAAAAGAAACATGAAGGAAAAAGTCACTGATTACGGTAAAATATCGTGTACTAGAAAACATTAACCCAAAAGCAGTACATTTATGAAGATTTTATAGTATGCAGTATTTTCTCTTACAAGAAAGTTCATATATACTTGTTGTATGGTAAAACTTAGCCATTCAAATAttgcaaacatatatatattatatattgtctttatataattataattattttctgtgactgtatcttacattaatttgtaggatcctttagaTAAttaagctgatctgtaacaataacatcttcatgccttatatatcatgtactgtagtacgccgctagattaaaactggcgtagaaaggtaacacatgcccaccgcaagctctttttttgagagtccaggtggtcgtgtggtctagcgggacggctgcagtgcatcAATTTGGTGttacgatatcacagtagcatgggttcgaatcccggcgagggaagaaccaaaaatttgcgaaagcaaatttacagatctaacattgttgggttgatgtttagacgagttgtatattgtctctttgatacattccctacttccattctcaattttataagtagagtttttaaatttgtattttcaatcgactttaactgttaaaaatgtaaattttctctcaatcgatgtCTTTATATGatacatataaataacaaatgtacAATGATGATGGTTGTTATTGTTAAGTTGTAAGTTTTAAGTACATTTCATACATAGTTATCAAAtctaccaggattataattcattacgccagacgcgcgtgtcgtcTGCATAATATACATATTAggtaaatctataaaaaaaaaatgttggaacgCCTGAAatctttttgtgtttatttgctTCTATTGAAGTTTGAGAtgagaccgttggttttcccgtttgaatggttttacacgaGTAagtttggggccctttatagcttgttgttcggtgtgatccaaggctccgtgttgaaggccgtactttaacctataatggtttactttttaaattgttatttggattgagagttgtctcattggcactcacaccacatcttcctatatctatttataaaaaaatcggTATTCCTATGAGATCGAACTGTGCATCTATTCTTGCCGACctattcttatttctatatgaGTTGGAAATCCTTCAGACACATGTCAGAAACAAGAGGACTAAAGAGGCCAGATCATTAAATTTCTAATTACGCACTAATGCTGATTTTCTTTCTAATAACAATCAAAATAGATTTGGTGCCATTTATATATTCTCCATAACAAGACATTCAAGACAAAACAGACACGACTTCTTTTGACACATTTTtcgacttatatctcgaatttgacacAAACGGTCAATTTAGTACcagagtatatatatatatgacaaacgagattttaattttgaaattatcaatgtCCCCCAAACTAGTAgttttatcccaatttcacctgcatattgaatatatatttcccTACTCATTCGGTATTGAAGAACTTGCTGCTGCTACCCATACTTTGTAAAACTTCCCCAGTGTTTGAGTAGAAATTTGATTAACCATGGGCATGTCAAATAAAGTCCCattctttttcaaagaaaaatgcgtcggaaaaaaacaaaactttgataaaaaatctgtaaatgttccgtatcaacttcacaaataatacacgacaGTTCTGAAGATTCTAGCTACTGAAGTTGTTTATCGTCCTAATAACGTATAAGAGTATCGTTTCATTTTTTAGCCTTTGTTTCCCGTAATATCCATTTAACGTGGCTCTTTACATCCTGTTTTTATGTTCATGAACTAtggcagatttttttaatttttttttgtttctgtctGTTAGTAGCGTGCTTTgtgtttatgattttttgttttccttgttgacatatctgtttgttttgttcaaaattcGTTGTCCATACAATGGAATATATTTTTCACAGAAGTGAAAGGTTCGGTTGGTTTTATAGCAAGGTTGGGTCCACAATTGGCTACATAACAAAATGACTGAACTACATctggaatatggcagttgttgtcTACTAGTTAAATGTGTCTGAGGTTTAGATGTGGAGATTTTCTGTTTGGAATTTTCCCGTggagatttttgttttgtttccttccgcttctgtttttttttatcattattcttttgttttgtcatacaagatatatatattttctattattgGTTAATGTGTTCAAGCGAAAAGCTGTCGTTACACTTTTTACTAAGTTGTTATATTGTGTAGTTATCCAAGTTATCTGTTCCATTTTGACCAAAGCGGTTTAGAACATCTCATTATAGTCAAGTCCCTTTTGTAATTTCACATACTTGTATCCTAACAAACGTAGTTCGTAGAGACCTAGATTATcttgaaatatatacatgacCCATTAGCAGAACATAAACAGAATCAAGGTCAAATATCGAGgtcaaattttttgtttttaaatttcctacTTTTGCACACCTGCGAAACCGTCCGATGTATCGACAAAATGACGATATGGTGCGTTACGACATGACAGAACTTTGATCATAAGTTGTTGTTTAAGTAGATTAAACTACTGAACCACAAATATAACAGGCTCTATATCAAATGTTTGAAAACCCCGGCACTGAATAactatattttgacatttgttagAAAGTCAACCGAAAGTGGCCACTTATTAAACACATTTGTATGTAAAAAATActtataacaatatattttggaatttgTCTGAAATTACATAAACCTACGAAACCGGAAAATACATTCTGTGATCTAAAAGAGACAAATCTGATTTTATTCAAAGGTAGATACAAACCAAAATTTTTGTCAACCCTCATGTTGTTATTTGACAGTTTGTATGACTGTATTTTCACGACAAAGTACCATGTAACGACTGCAATTATTTGACCCCTTAAATCACTTTCAATTGTTTAAAACGGTAGTCGAGAATTGTCTCCTTTGTTCGGAGTTTTACAAAATAAGTACACCTCATGTATACAATATTTCAAGGTTACAAACTTTATGATGTCATTTTGTTGGATTTGTTGATCGATTTGCGGTGTTCAACGCCATTTTAGCAGTATGGATTATTCAGTGATGGGGTACCATCTTAAAACCTCAGGATTGACAGGCTAGTTGTTCAACAGATGAACCACTTGTTGTCTTAGTTGCATGATTTTATATTCGTTGTTATAAGCTTTGCACTTGCTGTTAgtaactatttatatatatatatatattgcggtttttatccaacgcaatcataggtttgaacgtagttttcaatttagactcgtttatatattttcgtttgggtttgtatcatattttcactCCGGGTTCTAtaatccgttcatcctatattgactcttaaaattcaagagtttaccAAAAAAttagggtactttttatatggccttccaaataccatttcgatccctaacatcactgaagagacatttattgtcgaaatccggatctagtgtagtaaaataatattgacaccgtatgtttgtggcataacatcgtggccacaagttatttttttctgtttagtattaaatttatattaagatccattttgttacatcttgtgatcattttttttttgcaatcgCCAaaggcagtcagcagggttaaagaacaccagttgttcgacctgtaagTCAaagcgttttgtttaaatatactttttcacttttttggtcttttggaaaatgttgtttgtgctgtttttagacacttctacaacgaaatttgttttacatgcattcgtataaaaattgcggttttatccaacgcaatcataggtttgaacgtagttttcaatttagactcgtttataatatatatataatcaactcgtctaaacatcaacccatcaatgttagatctgtaaatttgctttcgcaaattttttgttcttccctcgccgggattcgaacccatgctactgtgatatcgtgacaccaaatcgcctgcactgtagccgtcccgctagaccacacgaccacctgggctctacaaaaataaagctttcagtggccgtgtgttatctttcctcgtcagttttaatctagcggcgtactacagtacatgaaatataaggcatggagatgttattgttacagatcagctcaataatctatagtaaaggatcctacaaattaatgtaagatacagtcacagaaaataattttatttatactatatatatatatgttgtgggGATGTATACGAACACTGCCACGTCAAACCTGTGTTTTTGTTACAcatgtttatatgttttgtatcaATCTGGTGAGTTAAACATTTTTAAGGGAGTTtcatagtttgttcttatgttgtactgttataaatgtaaatttctTTTCCAGGTTTGAGGCAAGATTTTGGCGCCAGCTGAAGAGgttaatatatataggaagatgtggtgtgagtgccaatgagacaactctccatccaaataacaatttaaaaattaaaccattataggttaaagtacggccttcaacacaagctataaagggccccaaaattactagtgtaaaaccattcaaacgggaaaaccaacggtgtAATCTATAACCCCGTTTCAGGCTGATCGTTCCTGTTCCTAGCCGAGagcctttaattcagtggttttcgtttgttgcaGTGtatcatattagttttttttatgtctttgtTTACAAATCAGGCCATAAGTTTCCTCGTATAAGAATTGATCAAGATTTATCTCTTCCAGCAATATAATAGCATGCTCTGCATGAGTTTTATCCATTGCTAGAGGCcaaacggtgacctatagctgacaatttctatgtcatttggtctctttcttagacttgtctcattggtaatcataacatatttttttttcaatttagacttctTGGTCATCGGGAACTATGTCTttgagctgataaacaaaacactgTCATCCAACCAGACGACGCGTTAAATCTGTAAATAATTGATATAAGTTTGGCAAACACGAACTGATATCATTTCTATAAAGTTGTATGATCGTCATCACGAATATCACGAACTAATTTATCGAACGACTAGATCTACTATCAAAAGGTTTGATGTCTTTTCACGGACGTTTTGCAACCCTGTTATTATACATAGTATTAATTGTTGATGACATGGGTGGAACGACAGGAAGCGTTTTATTTTACTGACATTGAAACAAAACCTTGTCTAACTATAAAAAAGTGATAGTATTTACGTAGTTTAATATAAACCTACAGTTACGTATCTTAAGTGTACACATgttaggtgtgagccaaggGTCCGTGTTGaatcaacacgaacccaaccttgaactataatggtttacgttAATAGATTGTAACTTTGacggagagttgtttcattggcactcataccacatctttctatatctacaTAATTGACAACATACATATTGATTGCTATATTTATTCTGTTAAACTAATTTAGTTTCCATCCTGAAAATGTTGTACGTGTATGACCGTCGTAGCTTCGAAGACGACCTTGATGGTTAtgtgtatttttcaaataaacagtTCGGCCTTCTCTGACGTATTTAAGTATGAATCCGGTAGAACAGGCGTCATCACCGTAGGTTTCTGTGTCTGCATGTACGCTTCCACAACCCCGTCCGTTAACAACCAACTCTGCTACAAATTCTCCATACCCTCCACCCTCTTTTATGTTACTATTTACACAAATAGTCCATGTAAAGGCATACATTCCGGTAGATGGCGCTTGGAAGATGCCTGTATTGGTGTTGTAGACACTATCTGTGTTAGTTTCTGTCTGGTCAAATATCAGCGTTTTCCCCGGTGACAAAGATTTACTATGGCCATTCACAAAACCTTGAGACATGTATGCTGAAAATCCTATAAACTTTCTCGTCTTTCTATACTCTAAATATaaacagaatgaaaaaaaatatttgaactttggttTAAGATTTAATAGTTGAATTTTGTAAAACGGTTTTGTAACGGCTGAAGCTTTCTTTGAAGTTTgaaaaagaggggcgaaagctACCAGAAGAACAGTCAAGTTAATAGATCTAACATctactgacaacgtcatggcaaaaaaagcaaaaggcaaacagacagacagatacaacaataaaacattaaagaCGAAGCAATACGAACCACACACAAACTGGGGgttctcaggtgctctggaagtgTAAGAAGATTTGGTGTTCATTCAATACATAACCCTAAAATCAGGTTTCAAGTGAATAACCTTTCTGTTAAAGACAGGCGCAGCGTTAAGCGATTTGCTAGCAATTTATTTTGacctgtatgttttttttttaaacaaaattcaaaacaaatcgATTTCTTATTATTTCGTAAAatacctttttataaattgaaaacagatGATGATCATTggggaaaataacaaaaaaaaaaatatataaatacacaaatgtaAGTGATTACGCGACAAGTATATGCGTTACGGTAACtctgaatttgtattttttttccattatttagtattcagtttttgtttttgtttttgccgATTCATCCTTTTTGAGCCTTTGTATACATTTCGGGTTTTCCATTTATTCTTATTactgtatttcattttgttcttaattttttgtatacTTACCCTCTTTATCATCTCTAGAAAGACGTTCtagaaacatattttgtaaacggACCAATTCGTTTCTCAATTTTCTCTCACTTGATTTTAACTCCGTTAATTTTCCTGTACATTCCTCACTATCCACATACATCACCATAATAAAAGATACGATTAAAAGATATAACATGGTTACCTAATGTGATGCGGTCAGGAATACTAGTAGTTGggatatttgttatttattattgcGTCTGTTTGTTAAATAGACCTGAAATTTGAtcatgttgtgatgttacaggTGTCTCATAGTAATCACGCAATATGTTACCAAATACTCTAAATTTGTTTGGGTTTATATTTCCAGGAATCACCCTTAATGTGTTGATTTTTGCATAGACAGCGTATTTTTACATTTCTAGATTTATGTcctattatttaaaaattggaaaGAAATGGCATCGGGAAAGTTGTCAgatatatttatgtttcattttcatcttactatattattgttactttGCTTAGATAGATTTACCATTAATATAATACggcagacgcgtgtttcgtctaaaacagactcatcagtgacgctaaaatcaaaatagttgtaaagccaaacaagtacaaagtggaagagcattggggatccaaaatttcaaaaaaagttgtgcaaaaaaaaaaggctaaggtaatctattcctgggataagaaaatccttagtttttcaaaaaaaatcaaagttttgtaaaagatttatataaaatactatataattgatattcatgtcaacaaagAAGTGCTggctactaggctggtgataccctcaggtaCTTTTAGGTATATCCTcgatataataacatttttttttgtgaattaaaataaatagttcggataaaatataataaggaatAAGGTCTAATAATGTGCTTTacgaaaataaaaatcagaGAATATTCCATTAATTTCTCATGTTTACAGATTAAGGCAAAGAAATAGACCAAATTTATCCACCGTTTTTCAGCCCACAATTGAGTAAGTCAGTTTATTCATTCAAAATCTTTGCTGTTTCATTTTTTCTCTCGAATATATTGACTTTCAattacacaatgtaattaaagcGTAGTTGGGTATCTATTAAACATCATACAAatgaatattgtattattatctatacattgtatatataaaggttacaTGGTAAGAGTATGGATTGTGATATTCAGTGGTTAATTTttaagacatattttttcaCGGTTTTGCGTTTGCTTATCATGGTATACAACTGGTTGACTTAGATAAGTTGCTTGAATGACAGAATGCACCAGTATACATGTAggatatattaaaaatatcaatttag from Mytilus trossulus isolate FHL-02 chromosome 8, PNRI_Mtr1.1.1.hap1, whole genome shotgun sequence includes the following:
- the LOC134681738 gene encoding uncharacterized protein LOC134681738 gives rise to the protein MLYLLIVSFIMVMYVDSEECTGKLTELKSSERKLRNELVRLQNMFLERLSRDDKEEYRKTRKFIGFSAYMSQGFVNGHSKSLSPGKTLIFDQTETNTDSVYNTNTGIFQAPSTGMYAFTWTICVNSNIKEGGGYGEFVAELVVNGRGCGSVHADTETYGDDACSTGFILKYVREGRTVYLKNTHNHQGRLRSYDGHTRTTFSGWKLN